The Nicotiana tabacum cultivar K326 chromosome 1, ASM71507v2, whole genome shotgun sequence genome segment CCGTCCCCTTTTTTGTAACGTCTATGCTTTAAATCAATAAATGAAATGCCTGTTCTTACCAAAAAAAAGAGGCAAGAAACCAAAACAGCCCAGTTACAGCACTGTGACATGAAAATTTGTTAAGTTAGACTTCCTTTTTCCTCTATCCGTGGAGATTGTTGTTAAATAGATGCGACTCAAACCACTAAAACCTGAACCCTACATGATAGGTCAGCTAGTGACATCTAGACCACTAAACTGTCAACTTGGCGAAATTTGTGGGTATGGAACCTAGAAATGTGGATTCTCTTACTGATTATTCATTTCAAAACACGAGGGTACTAGATCAAATCTCAACCAGCATCTACGCCTAGGCTGTGCACATATcgaattttaaagtttggatcggatcgaaTTTCGAATCGTATTATTATGACTCAAAGTTgcaaactaatatgtatattttctttgtaaaagatgcaatacattaagaaaaattcatgtttatgcaattatgagagtactatggtgcaatatagctaaatccattGTAAAGATAATAACTTGAAGGAAGATGTAAATGAAATACTGACTATCCGAAATTAAAGTATAGTATTTATACATTGtctaataatttcggatttcggatcggattaaaatataccaatccgaatccgatcaAAAAATTTAATAAACACAATCCGAAATTGAATGCATCGGTTCGGATTTCGGACATCCGATCCGAATGAACAGCGCTACTACGCCTTTCACTTTAATCAAATTTCAAAATGATTAAAGTTGAACCAACAACCTGAGTATCATAATGAAAATTTCGAGTCCAAACTAAATCGAAGCCTTTAAGAAATAATACCAACATAATGCGACAGTGAATATAATTGTCTTTGAATAAACTGAAATTCTCAAGTATATTAGTGGCTAATCGAGCTGGTTCAACATCATAAAGTACTCAAAATTGAAAAACAAGTCTGATCTCAGAACACAAGTAGACACATCATAAGCTGTGCCAAAGGCAGTTGCTCTAACTCTCAGTCTGCTCCCTCAGTCTTCGGATTGTACTCCTAACTGTAACCGCACTTGCAGTgctattaaaaaagaaaatcggGATTAGTTATTCAGgcacaaaaaaaaggaaaaaacaagaaGTTGAGAGAGTAATTACTCACTTCAATGTGTAAGCACCACCAGCTTTGACTTTGCCGCAATCTTTGCAGCCCCAAATTCCCACTGCTTTCCTTTTTACTGCATACTGCTCAACAAGTATATGATGAGAATCATAAACTTAACAACTATTtaaagtaaatcaggaatccaAACTTGCAGCTAAGAAAACTATCATATTGCATGGAGCTTCCAGTTTATTAAGTGTACCAAACCATACCTTTCCACAAAACTCGCAGAAGTACTTGCTATGCTGGCTAACCTCCATCTTCTTAATCTGCTTACGCAGACTGGCACCATAACGGGTACCTATGAATAGAAGGAAAGACAATCAGGAATATAAATTTGTCAGACAATaagaaaacagtaatttttcaaTAGTATACGCAACTGCAACTGATGAAAAGGGCAATTTAAATCATCCAATACAAAAATCAGAGATATAATTGCCTTGAATGAAAACCACGATATATACTAATAAAAAAACAGTAAAATGATATCCAAGGAGAGAATACTGCTAACAGAAGCAACTTTAGAAAAAGAACTGACTCCAGCTCATGAGCATAGTGTTGTggacaaaattttaattttaagagGGTGTCAGGTCAACAAAAAACCGCCAAAACCTCAATTCACATCCACCCTGACCCACATAAACATTCACTTCAGACATACAGACATCTACCAAGGCATAACGTCGAATGTGATTGATTGTAGTAACTAGTAGCACCAGCTTAGGGATATTAGCATCAATTGACTGAAACTACTATCTATCTTAGTGTTGATGACATAGCCTGATCCAAAACATCTCAGGGAGAAATCAATCAGGCACTGCATGGATCTAGTACTTATTACTtacattgaaaaataaaaaaattacttaaaaaCAAGAACCCACAGTGTGCAGTAGAACTTCTAATAAGATAATGGAAGTATTGGACTGATGAAATCCAGGCTGACTCGCCAATGTAGCAAGAATCAAATATAAGGAAATATAGATTGAAGCAAAATCCTATTCAAGCAAGTGAAATTGGGAAAATCAAACCACATCATCAAATGTAGTTATTGAAGTTACAAATAAGAGCCTTATGGTAATACAAAATCAAATAATATCCTCATTAATgcaaaatgtaaaatgagttaAAAAGGAGCTATAATACTTACCATACTTTCCAACTATTCCAGCCTTCTTGGTCCTCTTAGTCTGCGGCAAAAAGAACATATTACACATTAAAACTCAACACAACTTCTGCTAAAGTTCAGGTGCACATAGTGGTATCTACACCATCTCATCTCATTAGCAACAGGTTTCCCTAGTTAAAGTAGACTAAACAAGTCTACCTTTTCACACTAAAAAAAGTATACTAAACAAATCCACCTCGACCCAAATACGGCAACTGAAACCTACCCAACCAGAAGATTAACCACTAATAATCGATATTATTGTAAAACATATTGCTAAAATATGCAAGACGAAAATTCTACACTCTAAAATGAATCTTATTTCTAGTTCAAACTAGTGTTTTCAATTGCTATTATCACAATACATTTTTCCGAGTGTTCAATGAAACAAGCCATTGGTTTTTAAGGTTAAAATAATATTAGCACTTCCAAAAAAATCATTGACAATAGCCATTTCACAAAAAGATGCAATCTTTAGCATTCTCCAATAACATTAATAAACCTAATGAAGTGCTCATCTAATATTATTGACTCTTTCATCATCAAAATAAACGGAAAAAAAATCGGAAACAGCTTGAATGAGCTAAAAAATTACAGCTCTTTTGACACTTTAAATATATGATTATCTATACAAACGATTATGTATTtcaatttaaatttatatttaacaAGTGAAGTATAACGCAgaggaggaaaaaaaaaaggtacCATTTTGACTGTTGATGGAAATTTTGCAGCGGCTGCTGATGAAGTGTGCTAGGGCAAGAAAGATTGGCGTTTTTCTCGTCCTTGCGATTTTGTAGTGTCAAAAAAGTTGCCTGGGACAAGATTCGGCCCATTGTATGTGATGTTCGGATTGACCCGAATACAATACCGGGTTGGGTCTATGATCACTTTTTAGGAAACTTACACAAAgccaaacacatataaaaattgaaaaactaaataaataagcTTCTTTATCTCAAAGAATCACATACAAAAATCCCcctccatatttttaagcgtgattagcaacattagatgcaagatggaaaggaaatttcatggatgaggtagcaaataagataatgaaatacaaaaaaaaatataatattccaAAAGTCTAAGCAAAAAAGAAacttttttcaatgggtatagttgaaattcattgaaaacatatagataagaCAATATACagaatttgaggaagattggaggtaatttggactgattttgtatcaaaattcgtaattaaatcgagttcaaaaaagttcttctgcgacacatgtattaggcatgtatctcacacacaggtatacatgtgatacataattgatacaaatataatacatagtgtgatacacatatcactTTTTTCATGTTCGagttttacttcgaattttcaattcaaaccacctcaaaacttcaccaaatcatcacAAAACTGAGATTCGAACTctttaagatgtacccaatctattctaataacacccactaaaaaagcaaaaaaaatgacctaattttgctacaaatagctaaccggctaatattagtaatatttggcTAATACTAGCAATATTTCATGAATTGGCTAATTTTTttaataagctacttataaatggacataactGGTAATTTTCCCACTTTTTACTCTCAACACTTGTAtgaaaaaccctaattttgacaaTAGAAGACAATTTTGTAAATTGCATcactttttgaaattttatatttccATGAAAGGGAATAAAAGGAGTTAAGTCTTGGGCGAACAAGGTCTTTTAGACCATAATAGAGTATTTACTATAGTTAAGTAATAACTATCTATGTAAAAATGCATGTTAGATATTTATCTATATCTAGTATAAACACAGTACAGATAAGGTCTGTGTACATAATTCTATCCTCCCAGACCACACTTGTCTGATTTCATTGAGTTTGTTGTTCTGTGTGGATTGGGTTTTCCATAATCTAACCTATCTATAAAAGTATTATAGCACATGACATACCACCGGAATTGGAGCAACTTTTTGAAACTTACCTATCAAGTGTTTTGGATTATTATTTGTATATGTTTTTACTAGCGACTTAAATTGTTAAATACAAACAATGATTAGAATCGGAGCAAATTTTTGAAACTTACCTATCAAGAATTTTGGATTATTACTTGTACATGTTTTTACTAGCGACTTAAATTATTAAATacaaattttttttagaaataaaaaGGTTTTATATCACATCGTTTATCCTATAAATAATATATAATGCGATAATCTCTATGGTTATATGATTGTATATTTATGTTCCACTTAGGTATTTCCTAAAGGAAGAGAcaatgattatatatatatactagatcAATTGTTTATCCAATAAATAATATATGTTGAACTCACTAACACATCACATTTGAAAAAAGGAATCTACTATGTGCAAAATATTACAACAAATCAATAGGATTTGTGACGTATCTACACAGTTAAAGgaggatgaaaataataattagCACACTAGTAAATTTGGGGGAAAAAGAATAAGACACTTACTTGAGCACACTCTGTTTGTGCATTTACATTACTTTACTATATATTAGAAGCGCTTGAGTTTTGACGTGTTTGCTTAGTGCCTTTTCAAAAAGTTCGAGGGCAATATAGTTATTTAACATCACTTTTATTATATCATACATATACATGGCTTTATTTTCCTACCGATAAGTCTACCTGAAATTCTCTCTCCCAaaaaccaatttcaacaacaaggaaTCAATCTACGCATTCCTACAACACCTCTCAACCTCAATTGGCACGCACATGCCCAACCATCTACTCCAAACTTCAAGAATCACACTTCCTAGCCCTCATGCACACCCACGTTCGAGTTTGATGGTTTATGGCTTTCGATCACCATCCCATAAGCCCATCATTATAAAATCATACTTAAACCCATTACAAAGCTTGCATGGAACCTAGAGGCGAAGTCTTACCCGAATAGTTGATGACCTAGTGAATAACTTCCTTGAATCTTCAAGATTGAGCAAGCATTTGAAAAGTAGGAATGttggagctcttccctatctctTTAGATTactctcctctctctaaaataacAGTTGAAGCTTTCTAAAATAACTCACGGTGCCTTTTTGTTAAAATAGGGTCGggtaaaaatttcccaaaatttcaACCTCTGAGTCTGGTCTGCGATTGCGGATAAAAAATAGGTGTGCGGTCCGTGAAAAGAATCGCGAATTGGTCTACCAAATCTGGGTTAGGCTTGATCCTATCTGCGACAGATCCATGGTTCACGGATTGATACCGCGGTCGCATATTGGACAGTTAAGTGGCCCTCAAAATTAAACTTCTCCTGATTCACTCTAGGATGGTTTTACGGTCAGCGGAACAGATATGTGGTCTCATAATGAACCACAAAATTGCCATCTTCTGCAAATTCTTCAACCTTCTTTACGATATATTGCATAGTCCAAAAATCTATACCGTATATCTATCTTGCAAAACACATTGGCCTACCTTGGCACTATAAAACTCAAATCCTAGTGAACGTTTATGGGGCTCACATCCTTTCCCGCTtgggatcattcgccctcaaatgTGGAATAGAGCCCGCCTGAAACACCCAGTATGACTTAACTCTTTGTTCATACACCAAGAGTTCCAATTTGGATAACTCcccaaaattttaaaactttCGACAAAGTTTCCCCTTTATTTGggtctatccacctgtcagaggccCAGAAACCAATACTAACAACATATTCATAACACAACAATGCATCATAGCATGAAAAAATCACCAACTATAACCTTATAAACATTGCTTTGACAAAAGGGGCACCTTTAACATGAACTATACAAGTTGAACATAACTCATAAAAAGTAAACTTCTAACATttctttaaataaaattatttggtTACAAAAGCAAATAAGGGTGTTTccttttcatttcttcctcgacctcccagGTGACCTTTTTAACTTGTTGGTTTCGCCGTAACACTTTGACAATGTCCatctctttattcctcaacttttggacttgtCGATCAAGGGTGACAACCAGAacctcctcataagtcaattcttcaatAGCCTCCACCGGGACGATGAGCTACGCATCTCTAACCACCTTCTTCAATATAGATACATGAAATATTGGGTCCACTAAGGACATCTCTGGAGGTAACTACATCTCTGGAGGTAACTCGATCCTATAAGCCACTTGACCAACACCTCTGCATGATTTTTGTACCGTCCGATATAACTTTgactcaatttttctttcttcccaaatcgcattatacccttcatgggagaaactttcaagaatactcAATCATCCTCTTAGAACTCCAAATACCGGTGATGCACATCCGAATATGACTTTTGGCGACTCTGGGTGGTTTTTAACCGTTCCTTAATGATCTTGACCTTCTCCATATCCTGATGCATGAGGTCTAgccctatcaattctgcttctcTAACTTCAACCAACCAATGGgatatctacatctcctaccGTATAGAGCTTAGAATgttgccatctaaatgctggaatGATAGATATTGTTGTAGGCTAACTCTAtaagtggcaaatgatcatcccaattacgtTTGAAGTCAacaacacaagcacacaacatatcctcaagtgtctgtaTAGCTTGCTCTGCTTGTCCATCGATCTATGGAAGGAAagatgtactaagattcacctaagtagctaaaccttgctgaaatttcagCCAAAAGTTAGCGGTGAACTGTGCCCCTCGATCCGAGATGATAGAAatagagtgccatgcaacctaacGATCTCATTAATATATAACTAAGCAAATTGTTCTGCTATGTCGGTAACCTTAACATGAAAGAGGTGCGCTGATTTTGTGAGTTGGTCCATAAAACCCTAAATCGAGTCAAGCTTCTTAGGCGTGCAAGCTAAACCTACCAAagtccatgttgatcatctcccactcccatattggaatttctatattttATGCCAAACCATCGGGCCTTTGGTGCTCGGTCTGCACTTATTGACAGTTTGGGCATCTGGCCACAAAGTCTTCTACATCACTCTTCATATCATTCTACCagtagacttccttgagatcatggtacatcttcgtaaagcctgggtgcacagaatactTGGAATTGTGAGCCCCGTCATGATTCTCTCACGAAAATCGTCCAAATTCAGAACACAAAATCGCCCTTGGTACCTGTgtgtaccatcattcatgccaagagaaaaattcGTGGTCcagtgtttatgaatcccctccttcaattgcaccGAAAATGGATCGTCATATTATTTCTCCTCGACTTCTACTATGAGTGATTACTAGGCCCTATTTTGCAACATAACCCCACCTTCACTGTcagcaagacgaactcccaaacaaGCTAGctggtgaacttccttggccatcCGCCTTTGACGTGCTTCCAATTAAGGCAAACTACCCAATAATTTTCGGCTAAGAACATCCTCCATAACATTAGCTTTTTCCGGATGATAGAGAATGTCAAtatcgtagtccttgagtaagtCGAGTCATCTTCTTTGCCTTTGATTCAACTCCTTCATCTTGAAGATATATTGAATACTCTTATGGTTTAttaatatatccacatggaccccatacaattaatgactgtcacacctcctttttcgccagCGCCAGCGCCACCGCAAAGGGGCgcagaagggagttttttccaattaaaggacaatcaaaacgagatttatttatttatttcaaagtcgccacttgggagatttatggtgtcccaagtcaccggttgaatcccgaatcgaggaaaagaatgactctatttaacagtctgtgcaccagaaatccggataaggaattctgttaccccgggagaaggtgttaggcattcccgagtttcgtggttctagcatggtcgctcaactgtcatattcggcttgattatctgattttatacaattatgaacttatgtgcaaactttaaactctttaccgcttttattattattattattattattattttaatagagAATTACAACATTGTAAAAAACGTATCTCGAACAACGTCACATCAAtatacccgtggttatcgacacatttcgactctgtcgagatttggatttgggtcacataaatgtgcaccggagtttaagaaagtaaattgttaaaggcgcgcctaaagcgactagcgtatcattattttgggtaaggccgtgaaatttgctaaactaCCGATCCCCAAGtatatacaattattaaccaattattgagggccccgcaacttgtgcgttttattgggagagactcatctcgtttattttaaacggataatcctaaagtgcctacattttttctattaaatttgtctctaaaaatgaaagagaaaaggtcctaatttatttacatgcttacgagttgttatagtcggATTTCGAACACAATTTGTTAAATCAGAATGTAAACACAATATGGACTACCCATTGGCCAACGTGGGCCCAGGTTCACCGCATGTAGTATTAAACGTGACTTGGGCCGTTTTATTCCAATATTGGGCCTAGTTAATTATTTCTACACATGTTCACAATTTTTGCAATTATAGAGATATAAGATGATAGTATCTAACCAAGCAAGTTACATGCAAGTTTTAGAAAGAACAATTAATTGGAATGAAGTACCTTAAGGGTCTAGTTTTAATCCTAAATTCAAACAATTGATTGTTGGAGCTAGATTGCCATGATATTAAAACAGTCTACTGGCCTGGTTTTATTTAACATGCATTTGAACTCATACTACCTAATAACCAAACTAAAACAACGGGACATTATTGACTACATTACTATAACACTGTTCAGTTATACAGAAATGACAGAAATCTTTTACTAAACAGTAGTGTATAGAATGTCCTGAGTACAATCAGTAACAAaactaaatcaaattaaaacttcaactctTTATTTGTATTCATCCTTCATGTTTCAGcttacagtaaccagcgtgtcagttgtgtacctgatattggaagcaaaagaagaggaagatcaacagaaatgcagtagcatataacaacagcaacacccagcaaccagtaacaaccgaCAACGAGAAACgttttttagattttaaaatcaagcaaaaaatccagcaataaccagtgaattagtagcaaataaccaaccaaactcaaggaacaaaccaaatgaaaatcCAGAAAACACCAACAGCAATCAAcgggcagaaacaaagtgaaccttttttagattgaaagaccagttaatgtaTAACCTTTAAATTCTGactctgtatatccagtgtattcAGAGtatatatcgggtgtatactgcTCTCTCTTTAGATTTCCAGGATGTTTTTTCTGTTCCGA includes the following:
- the LOC107761416 gene encoding large ribosomal subunit protein eL43 is translated as MTKRTKKAGIVGKYGTRYGASLRKQIKKMEVSQHSKYFCEFCGKYAVKRKAVGIWGCKDCGKVKAGGAYTLNTASAVTVRSTIRRLREQTES